The Toxorhynchites rutilus septentrionalis strain SRP chromosome 3, ASM2978413v1, whole genome shotgun sequence genome includes a region encoding these proteins:
- the LOC129773811 gene encoding uncharacterized protein LOC129773811: protein MPPMIPAAKKAPSLKLLIARLNDVQASFNDIWRFVEDYEETSTVTDVDIRLEKIDELWEKFCDTLVEIRAHEDYLADEESYDKERQEFSDRYYRVKSFLVDKSKRLQGPLVLEQSVRTNESVVFGADRVRLPQISLPSFNGDIDEWLSFRDLFTSLIHYKTELPAVEKFHYLKGCLQGEPKSLIDPLKITTANYQIAWEMLLKRFDNSKQLRKRQVQALFHLPTLTRESVSELHTLLEGFERVVKNLDQVVEPEDYKDLLLVHILTARLDPVTRRGWEEFSSTKEQDTLSDLTDFIRRRVQVLESLPSKSVDSRGPQQYSKLRPASTKASYSSVQGSEARCLACKGDHPLYQCPVFQRQEVAERDALLRTHSLCRNCFRVGHQAKDCKSRFSCRTCKGRHHTLVCFKIDREGSTKVTVVARGNHQQHSKETRSSASSSTQTANVSTKAVCSAQQYSSQVLLATAVVILVDDSGQRFPARALLDSGSESNFVSERLSQRMNVNRERVDISVLGIGQAATQVKHRIRAMVQSRVSEYCRDMDFLVLSKVTVNLPTLTVNTKGWSIPKGIELADPAFFQSKGVDIVLGIEAFFEFFGTGGKISLGERLPALNESVFGWVVCGGLSVPSQSIQVNCNISASGSLESLIARFWECEEIGSTNHYSPEEVQCEEHFKRTVKRQMDGRYTVALPKDDGVLSRLGKSEEIALRRFQGTERRLSRDSNLRDQYLAFMQEYLRLGHMRKVEKVSGEVQRCYLPHHPVVKEASTTTKLRVVFDASCKTSTGVSLNDGLLVGPVIQEDLRSIIIRCRTKQIMLVADVEKMFRQINVCPKDKSLQSILWRFSPDDEPETYELGTVTYGTQPAPFLATRTLKQLAMDEGSRFPLAARAVCEDVYMDDIITGTDEVMSAIELRIQLDNMMNSGGFHLRKWASNHPMVLEGIAEDSLAIRDVKVSTWTQIRQ from the coding sequence ATGCCGCCAATGATACCCGCTGCCAAGAAGGCTCCTTCGCTGAAGCTGCTCATAGCGAGGTTGAACGATGTCCAGGCTTCCTTCAACGACATCTGGCGTTTCGTGGAGGACTATGAGGAAACGTCAACGGTTACGGATGTTGACATCCGTTTAGAGAAAATTGATGAACTGTGGGAGAAGTTTTGTGACACTTTAGTTGAGATTAGGGCACATGAGGATTATCTCGCGGATGAGGAATCATACGATAAGGAACGACAGGAGTTCAGTGATAGATATTATCGAGTCAAATCATTCCTCGTAGACAAATCCAAAAGGTTGCAGGGTCCATTGGTACTAGAGCAGTCCGTCCGAACAAACGAGTCAGTTGTTTTTGGTGCTGATCGTGTGCGTCTTCCTCAAATAAGTCTACCGTCGTTCAATGGGGATATAGATGAGTGGCTGAGTTTCCGTGACCTCTTCACTTCGCTCATCCATTATAAAACTGAGTTGCCAGCAGTGGAAAAGTTCCACTACCTCAAGGGATGTCTTCAGGGGGAACCGAAGAGCCTGATAGACCCGCTGAAAATTACGACGGCCAACTATCAGATCGCCTGGGAAATGTTGTTGAAGCGGTTTGACAATAGTAAACAGTTGCGGAAGCGTCAAGTTCAAGCACTGTTTCATCTTCCAACATTGACTAGGGAATCGGTCAGCGAACTTCACACACTACTAGAGGGATTCGAGAGGGTCGTGAAAAATTTGGATCAAGTGGTAGAACCAGAGGACTACAAAGATCTATTGCTGGTTCATATACTCACAGCACGACTCGACCCAGTAACACGTAGGGGCTGGGAGGAATTCTCGTCGACTAAGGAACAAGACACGCTGTCTGATTTAACGGATTTCATTCGGCGGCGTGTTCAAGTACTCGAATCTCTTCCCAGTAAATCGGTGGATTCCAGAGGACCACAACAGTATTCGAAACTAAGACCGGCGTCTACAAAGGCAAGTTACAGCAGCGTGCAAGGTTCCGAAGCACGTTGTTTGGCATGTAAAGGAGATCATCCGTTGTATCAGTGTCCAGTGTTTCAACGTCAAGAGGTAGCGGAAAGAGACGCATTATTGAGAACCCATTCACTCTGCCGCAATTGCTTCAGGGTAGGACATCAGGCGAAGGATTGCAAATCAAGGTTTTCCTGTCGGACTTGCAAGGGTCGGCATCATACGTTGGTCTGCTTCAAGATCGATAGAGAAGGTTCCACGAAAGTTACGGTGGTCGCAAGGGGCAACCATCAGCAACATAGCAAGGAAACAAGGTCATCGGCATCAAGTTCAACACAAACAGCAAACGTGTCAACTAAAGCGGTTTGTTCTGCGCAGCAGTACTCATCCCAGGTGTTACTGGCTACGGCTGTTGTCATATTGGTGGATGATAGCGGTCAGAGGTTCCCCGCCCGAGCATTATTGGACTCAGGGTCCGAAAGTAATTTTGTTTCCGAACGGTTGAGTCAGCGGATGAATGTCAACCGAGAAAGGGTGGACATATCGGTTCTTGGAATAGGACAAGCAGCGACTCAAGTCAAACACCGAATTCGAGCGATGGTACAGTCACGAGTTTCTGAATACTGCCGAGACATGGATTTCCTAGTTTTGTCGAAAGTCACGGTGAATCTTCCGACCTTGACGGTGAATACAAAGGGGTGGTCGATTCCAAAGGGCATTGAACTGGCCGATCCTGCATTCTTCCAATCCAAGGGTGTGGATATCGTTTTGGGTATAGAAGCTTTCTTCGAATTTTTTGGAACTGGTGGAAAGATTTCGTTGGGTGAGAGACTGCCCGCATTGAATGAGTCAGTCTTCGGCTGGGTAGTATGTGGAGGCTTGTCGGTACCAAGTCAATCCATTCAGGTCAACTGCAACATATCCGCTTCGGGAAGTTTGGAGTCCTTGATTGCTAGATTTTGGGAATGTGAAGAGATTGGATCAACAAATCATTATTCACCGGAGGAAGTTCAATGTGAGGAACATTTTAAGCGAACGGTAAAGCGTCAAATGGACGGTCGATATACAGTGGCTTTGCCCAAGGACGATGGCGTTCTGAGCAGACTAGGGAAATCCGAGGAAATCGCACTACGTCGATTTCAGGGAACGGAAAGAAGATTATCACGCGATTCCAACTTACGGGATCAGTATTTGGCTTTCATGCAGGAATATCTTCGACTCGGCCATATGCGTAAGGTTGAAAAAGTTTCTGGTGAGGTTCAACGGTGTTATTTGCCTCATCACCCGGTAGTCAAGGAAGCCAGTACTACCACAAAACTACGGGTGGTCTTCGATGCTTCGTGTAAAACCTCAACAGGAGTATCGTTGAATGATGGATTGCTGGTGGGGCCAGTGATCCAAGAAGACCTACGATCGATCATCATTCGGTGCCGCACGAAACAGATCATGCTCGTTGCCGATGTGGAAAAGATGTTCCGGCAAATCAACGTCTGTCCAAAGGATAAATCCCTGCAATCTATTTTGTGGCGTTTTTCTCCCGACGATGAGCCGGAGACCTACGAGTTGGGCACAGTAACGTACGGTACTCAGCCAGCACCATTTCTCGCTACTCGTACTCTCAAGCAGTTAGCCATGGATGAAGGCAGTCGTTTTCCATTAGCAGCAAGGGCGGTGTGCGAGGATGTATACATGGACGACATCATCACCGGTACAGATGAAGTAATGTCAGCAATCGAGCTGAGGATTCAACTCGACAATATGATGAATTCCGGTGGCTTTCACCTCCGGAAGTGGGCGTCAAATCACCCGATGGTTTTGGAGGGAATCGCAGAAGATTCCTTAGCGATTCGAGACGTGAAGGTATCAACTTGGACCCAGATCCGTCAGTGA